Proteins encoded by one window of Rhodobacteraceae bacterium IMCC1335:
- a CDS encoding pyridoxine 5'-phosphate synthase: MSSPCTKLSVNINAVAYLRNRRDVPWPSLLDVSRAILDAGADGITVHPRPDQRHVRFTDVLDHSALLRSEYPDAEFNIEGYPTDAFIDLVLAANPDQVTLVPDTPEQSTSDHGWDFAQTSDMLTEVINVLKGAGLRVSLFVDANTSDPISASAVGADRIEFYTGPYANQVEPSQIDAELNKLHEAANVARDTALNGVPLVMNAGHDLTTENIPALLKAVPDLVEVSIGHGITADALMMGFPAAVKRYLQALGHKVE, translated from the coding sequence ATGTCGAGCCCATGTACAAAACTCTCTGTTAATATCAATGCCGTTGCGTATTTGCGCAACCGTAGAGACGTGCCGTGGCCCAGCTTGCTGGATGTATCGCGTGCAATTCTGGATGCAGGTGCGGATGGTATAACCGTTCACCCACGGCCAGATCAGCGCCACGTCCGGTTTACAGATGTTTTAGATCATTCGGCGCTGTTGCGGTCTGAATACCCAGACGCGGAATTTAACATCGAAGGGTATCCAACAGATGCCTTTATTGATCTGGTGCTTGCCGCAAATCCTGATCAGGTAACATTGGTGCCAGATACACCAGAGCAATCAACATCAGATCATGGTTGGGACTTTGCCCAGACCAGTGACATGCTAACGGAAGTGATTAACGTTCTGAAAGGCGCGGGGCTGCGTGTGTCGCTATTTGTCGACGCGAATACGTCGGACCCGATTTCAGCGTCGGCAGTTGGAGCTGACAGGATTGAGTTTTATACAGGACCATATGCCAATCAAGTTGAACCATCCCAAATCGATGCTGAGTTGAACAAACTCCATGAAGCGGCGAACGTCGCGCGTGATACCGCATTGAACGGCGTGCCCTTGGTGATGAATGCAGGGCATGACCTGACCACTGAGAATATTCCCGCTTTGTTAAAAGCTGTGCCAGATTTGGTCGAAGTTTCTATTGGCCATGGCATTACCGCCGATGCGCTGATGATGGGATTTCCCGCGGCGGTTAAACGATACTTGCAGGCGTTAGGACACAAAGTAGAATAA
- a CDS encoding AMP-binding protein — protein sequence MANPLYDGLFGRHAGKTTPFLHLLDGSTITHQDFLNRAAQIANVMLQLNLKPGDRVAAQIEKSPEALALYAACAQAGLVFLPLNTAYTIDELAYFIENSGASLIVCEGRNQAALAPLAGRLGAKIETLNADGSGSLNAKMQKMPILFPTVARSENDLAAFLYTSGTTGRSKGAMLTQKNLLSNALALVEAWQFTADDILLHALPIFHTHGLFVATNVSLISGGSLIFLPKFDLDVIVKYMPKATSLMGVPTFYARFLDDPRFTAASTAHMRLFISGSAPLLAEIHSRFEARTGHRILERYGMTETNMNTSNPYEGDRRAGSVGLPLPGVEVRICDADGHALPQGEIGEVEVRGANVFQGYWQMSEKTAAELRETGFFITGDLGRIDEDGYLYIVGRNKDLIISGGYNIYPKEIELVLDDQPDVLESAVIGVPHPDSGEAVLGVIVAKPGQSPDLDTMMDAMRSALARFKHPRKLVLLDELPRNTMGKVQKNVLRGQYKDMFALT from the coding sequence ATGGCAAACCCTCTTTATGATGGTCTTTTTGGTCGACATGCCGGCAAAACAACTCCTTTTTTGCATCTTTTGGATGGGTCAACGATTACTCATCAGGATTTTCTGAACCGCGCAGCCCAAATTGCCAATGTGATGCTCCAGCTTAACCTAAAGCCAGGTGATCGGGTCGCAGCTCAAATTGAAAAATCACCCGAAGCATTGGCCCTATATGCAGCATGTGCGCAAGCCGGTCTGGTTTTCCTGCCATTGAATACGGCCTACACAATCGATGAACTTGCCTATTTTATAGAGAATAGTGGAGCCTCGTTGATCGTTTGCGAGGGCCGCAACCAAGCGGCGCTGGCGCCTTTGGCTGGTAGGCTTGGGGCAAAAATAGAAACGCTGAATGCGGATGGAAGCGGCTCGCTCAACGCCAAGATGCAAAAGATGCCCATTCTTTTCCCAACGGTGGCCCGTAGCGAGAATGACCTTGCGGCCTTTCTTTATACATCCGGCACCACAGGGCGATCGAAAGGTGCCATGCTGACGCAGAAAAACCTGTTATCTAACGCATTGGCGCTGGTGGAGGCTTGGCAGTTTACGGCGGATGACATCTTGCTTCACGCCCTGCCGATTTTTCATACGCATGGTCTTTTCGTGGCAACCAACGTCTCGTTAATTTCGGGCGGCAGCCTTATCTTTCTTCCGAAATTTGATCTCGATGTGATCGTCAAATATATGCCCAAAGCAACAAGCTTAATGGGTGTCCCAACATTTTATGCGCGTTTTCTAGATGATCCGCGTTTTACCGCGGCATCAACCGCGCATATGCGGCTGTTCATCTCTGGCTCGGCGCCGCTTTTAGCCGAAATTCATTCCCGCTTTGAAGCGCGCACTGGCCACCGCATTCTTGAACGATATGGTATGACCGAAACCAATATGAACACTTCGAACCCCTATGAAGGCGATCGGCGCGCCGGAAGCGTGGGCTTGCCCTTGCCCGGGGTTGAAGTCAGGATCTGCGATGCTGATGGCCATGCATTGCCGCAAGGCGAAATTGGCGAGGTTGAAGTGCGCGGTGCCAATGTCTTTCAAGGCTATTGGCAAATGTCTGAAAAAACCGCTGCAGAATTGCGTGAAACCGGGTTTTTTATCACGGGTGATCTGGGGCGAATTGATGAAGATGGGTACTTGTATATCGTGGGTCGCAACAAGGATCTAATTATTTCCGGCGGTTATAATATCTATCCTAAAGAAATTGAGCTGGTGCTCGATGATCAGCCTGACGTTTTGGAAAGCGCGGTGATTGGCGTGCCCCATCCAGATTCTGGCGAAGCGGTCTTGGGTGTTATCGTTGCAAAACCAGGCCAATCTCCTGATCTTGACACGATGATGGATGCTATGCGCAGTGCGCTTGCTCGCTTTAAGCATCCGCGCAAATTAGTCCTGCTTGATGAATTGCCGCGCAATACGATGGGCAAGGTTCAAAAGAATGTTCTGCGCGGTCAATATAAAGACATGTTTGCATTGACTTGA
- a CDS encoding decarboxylase — MNLSDLLSTVFARRYRRRLPLQSDSRPLSALADDLVGTTGEISGLAIADDILSRFEIMGDAQKLEFFQYLATAMNIDPANVRRTLEAYEKTPSKASYRAFASAAEPARQEMVRRLNRVPGATGALVRMRADLLRIGRGMPDLEALDLDFRHLFASWFNRGFLVLRPINWESPAHILEKIIAYEAVHTIDSWDDLRRRLEPTDRRCFAFFHPSMPDEPLIFVEVALNKGIPGSVQTLLAQDRKARPEAEADTAVFYSISNCQPGLASISFGNSLIKQVVSDLAAELTGLTTFVTLSPIPGLTKWLAHENHAWDCDQPRQMKALAADYLLNAKAQDGLPVDPVARFHLGNGAIIHAVHADADISENGRSQSGGAMVNYLYDLRDVSQNHEAFVSNKDVAATPDVHALAREAARARTDER, encoded by the coding sequence ATGAACCTATCTGACCTTCTCTCAACGGTGTTTGCGCGGCGCTATCGCCGCAGACTGCCTTTACAAAGTGATAGTCGACCTCTGAGCGCATTGGCAGATGACTTGGTTGGAACCACGGGGGAAATCTCTGGCTTGGCTATTGCCGATGATATCCTGTCGCGCTTCGAGATAATGGGTGACGCGCAGAAATTAGAGTTTTTTCAGTATCTTGCGACGGCGATGAATATTGATCCAGCGAACGTTCGGCGTACCCTTGAAGCTTATGAAAAAACACCGTCAAAAGCATCTTACCGCGCCTTTGCCTCAGCTGCAGAGCCGGCCCGACAGGAAATGGTGCGGCGTTTAAACCGTGTTCCAGGTGCCACAGGGGCTTTGGTTCGAATGCGCGCCGATCTCCTGCGGATTGGGCGGGGCATGCCAGACCTTGAAGCTTTGGATCTGGATTTCCGGCACCTCTTTGCCAGTTGGTTCAATCGCGGGTTTCTGGTTTTGCGCCCGATTAACTGGGAAAGCCCGGCGCATATTTTGGAGAAGATTATCGCCTATGAGGCCGTCCATACCATCGATAGCTGGGATGATCTGCGCCGCAGATTAGAGCCAACGGATCGGCGGTGTTTTGCATTCTTTCATCCCTCTATGCCAGATGAACCGTTGATCTTCGTAGAGGTTGCGTTGAACAAAGGTATTCCGGGATCGGTTCAAACGCTGTTGGCGCAGGATCGCAAAGCGCGTCCCGAAGCAGAGGCCGATACGGCAGTTTTTTATTCGATTTCCAATTGTCAGCCTGGTTTGGCGAGTATTTCGTTTGGCAATTCATTGATTAAGCAAGTGGTGTCAGATCTTGCTGCCGAGCTGACGGGGCTCACAACATTCGTGACTTTGTCACCCATTCCCGGTCTGACCAAGTGGCTTGCGCATGAAAACCACGCATGGGACTGCGATCAACCACGGCAGATGAAAGCATTGGCAGCCGATTACCTGCTGAATGCCAAAGCGCAGGATGGTCTGCCGGTTGATCCGGTCGCGCGTTTTCATCTTGGAAATGGCGCGATTATCCATGCTGTGCACGCAGATGCTGACATTTCAGAAAACGGAAGAAGCCAATCGGGTGGCGCCATGGTCAACTATCTTTACGATCTGCGTGATGTGTCGCAGAACCATGAGGCTTTTGTAAGCAACAAAGATGTGGCGGCAACTCCGGATGTACATGCCCTTGCCCGAGAAGCCGCGCGCGCGCGAACAGATGAAAGGTAA
- a CDS encoding alpha/beta hydrolase fold domain-containing protein produces the protein MLKGHLSAEAQRFLCNEQPAPSGRSESTLADLRSATKAYITPAVKQVLASTKVTTRHIVINDVACLEVTPAHITASWPILYGFGGGFIQGSAYEDLTIAAPLCAMTGAALIIPSYRLAPEHPWPAAIDDGFSVYQALCERPFACVGESAGGNLVLAAMLRAKRAGLPLPRAVALLSPWCDLDMSSDSQMFNDRRDPSLSIQESKTAARLYAGDHDITNPDISPINGSFDGAFPPCLITTGTRDLLLSLSVRLARCLRESGVEVDLQVWEGLWHVFEWQHHIPEAQQSMRNIAAFLKGHLSP, from the coding sequence ATGCTCAAGGGACATCTCAGCGCTGAAGCTCAGCGTTTTCTTTGCAACGAGCAACCGGCGCCGTCGGGGCGCTCAGAGTCGACATTGGCGGATCTGCGTTCCGCGACAAAAGCCTATATCACTCCGGCTGTTAAGCAGGTTTTGGCGTCCACCAAGGTGACAACCCGACATATTGTCATCAACGATGTCGCGTGTTTAGAGGTAACACCGGCTCACATCACGGCATCTTGGCCGATTCTTTATGGGTTCGGCGGCGGGTTCATCCAGGGCAGTGCATATGAGGACTTAACCATCGCAGCGCCCCTTTGCGCGATGACCGGTGCTGCGCTGATCATTCCAAGCTATCGGCTGGCCCCAGAACATCCTTGGCCTGCAGCGATAGATGATGGGTTTTCTGTTTATCAGGCGCTTTGCGAACGGCCATTCGCTTGTGTTGGCGAATCTGCTGGGGGAAATCTGGTACTTGCTGCAATGTTGCGTGCAAAACGGGCAGGCTTGCCTTTGCCGCGCGCGGTCGCGCTTTTGTCTCCTTGGTGCGATCTTGATATGTCGAGTGACAGCCAGATGTTCAATGACCGGCGGGATCCATCATTGAGCATACAAGAGTCGAAAACGGCTGCGCGGCTCTATGCTGGCGATCATGACATCACAAATCCCGATATTTCACCAATTAACGGGTCTTTTGATGGCGCGTTTCCGCCCTGCCTCATTACAACGGGCACGCGAGACTTGTTGCTGAGCTTGTCCGTTCGTCTTGCACGCTGCCTTCGAGAAAGCGGCGTAGAGGTTGATCTGCAGGTTTGGGAGGGGCTGTGGCATGTTTTTGAATGGCAGCACCACATACCAGAGGCGCAGCAATCCATGCGCAACATTGCGGCATTTTTGAAAGGGCATTTGAGCCCATGA
- a CDS encoding aminomethyl transferase family protein, whose product MPIFAMLTGIRFVPSMMGRKGRLLMNEHPALDPGHIFPTYVGSNELSPFHHCYANDLTVLRLAAGRFFAHHNGDPPELGYWALRQQAALFDVPERPIEISGPDAVAFLERIVARRVGDMKIDRGRYALLCTHQGGIFMDGILFRLAENRFWFVHPDGDLEPWLLAHNQGFDVTLRDPKSRVLQLQGPNSFSIMHEASAGALTESLKYFHSGFFDFAGQQIYVSRTGWTGELGYELYTLGGQTDCPRLWEHLMQIGASHGLVFSSMQAMNTRRIEAGILDSGSDFDISMTPYEAGLERFVDLSKKAFIGRDALRAASSGVRLLGLRCVAATPCAGDLIFSGRAPVGMVTTGALSPYLECGIGYARFDHPADWSGKTLTLKSRQSGEVTCKIVDLPFYDSEKRLPRGLPLRGEGQI is encoded by the coding sequence ATGCCTATATTCGCGATGCTGACGGGAATAAGATTTGTGCCTTCTATGATGGGGCGAAAGGGCAGGCTGCTGATGAATGAGCATCCTGCTCTTGATCCTGGGCATATCTTTCCAACCTATGTTGGGAGCAACGAATTATCGCCTTTTCATCATTGCTATGCCAATGATCTGACGGTGTTACGCCTGGCCGCGGGCCGTTTCTTTGCCCATCATAACGGCGATCCTCCGGAGTTGGGGTATTGGGCGCTACGACAACAGGCAGCGCTTTTCGACGTGCCCGAACGCCCTATCGAGATCTCTGGCCCTGATGCAGTTGCCTTTCTAGAGCGCATCGTCGCCAGACGGGTTGGCGATATGAAAATTGATCGCGGGCGCTATGCGCTGCTTTGTACCCATCAGGGTGGCATTTTTATGGATGGCATCTTGTTTCGACTGGCCGAGAACCGCTTTTGGTTTGTGCATCCTGATGGTGATCTAGAGCCATGGCTTTTGGCCCATAACCAGGGCTTTGATGTTACGCTCAGAGATCCTAAATCGCGGGTATTGCAGCTGCAGGGGCCAAACTCATTTTCTATCATGCACGAGGCATCTGCGGGCGCGCTCACTGAAAGTTTGAAATATTTTCACTCTGGCTTTTTTGATTTTGCCGGTCAGCAAATCTACGTGTCGCGCACGGGATGGACCGGAGAGTTAGGGTATGAACTCTACACCCTTGGCGGTCAAACAGATTGCCCGCGCTTGTGGGAGCATTTGATGCAAATAGGGGCCTCTCATGGTCTGGTTTTTAGTTCGATGCAGGCGATGAATACGCGCAGGATCGAGGCCGGCATTTTGGATAGCGGTAGTGATTTTGACATCTCTATGACCCCTTATGAGGCAGGGTTGGAGCGGTTTGTCGATCTAAGTAAAAAAGCCTTCATAGGCCGCGATGCTTTGAGAGCGGCCAGTTCTGGTGTTCGACTTTTGGGATTGCGCTGCGTTGCGGCCACCCCATGCGCCGGCGATTTAATCTTTAGCGGTCGCGCGCCCGTTGGGATGGTCACAACCGGTGCGCTTTCACCCTATTTGGAGTGCGGAATAGGATATGCCCGGTTTGATCATCCCGCCGACTGGTCTGGCAAAACGCTAACCTTAAAATCGCGGCAATCTGGCGAAGTTACTTGCAAGATCGTTGATCTGCCGTTTTATGATTCGGAAAAACGCTTGCCGCGCGGCTTGCCATTAAGAGGCGAAGGGCAGATCTGA
- a CDS encoding VOC family protein, which translates to MIGYVMIGTNDLDQGARFYDVLLAQLGLVQVARVETYAAYAPKAAKDAIEFYITTPFDQGPATPGNGTMVALAAPTMQALEQFHRLGLQNGGSDEGAPGPREEGSDICYAYIRDADGNKICAFYDGAKGQAADE; encoded by the coding sequence ATGATTGGCTATGTGATGATCGGCACCAATGATCTGGATCAGGGCGCCAGATTTTACGATGTTCTTCTGGCACAGCTTGGATTGGTCCAGGTTGCGCGCGTGGAAACCTACGCAGCTTACGCCCCCAAAGCTGCAAAAGATGCAATTGAATTTTATATCACAACGCCCTTTGATCAAGGTCCTGCAACGCCCGGGAACGGAACGATGGTTGCGCTGGCCGCTCCAACAATGCAAGCTCTTGAACAGTTTCATAGGCTGGGTTTACAAAACGGCGGCAGCGACGAGGGCGCCCCTGGTCCGCGCGAAGAGGGCAGCGACATCTGCTATGCCTATATTCGCGATGCTGACGGGAATAAGATTTGTGCCTTCTATGATGGGGCGAAAGGGCAGGCTGCTGATGAATGA
- a CDS encoding choline dehydrogenase — protein sequence MEFDYIIIGAGSAGCVLANHLSSDVRNRVLLIEAGPDTGALSLKMPAAVLSNLTSTRHNWAFQGEPEPGLDGRVIQHDRGKTIGGSSSINGMVFIRGHALDYDGWQQAGCPGWGYADVLPYFKRMETYGGGRDEFRGVGGPLHVHRAEPKDPITLAFIKAGQEAGYPLTNDVSGYCQEGFGVSDRTVFKGERWSTARAYLDPVRKRSNLTILTRALVQKITFEGNKAVAVTYKNSAGILRSAHVRKEIILSAGAVGSPQILMLSGVGPAGHLRDMGLDVLCDLPGVGQNLNDHPDFVLKYKCKRPVSFWPKTKPLAKLGAGIQWMMTGGGIVASNLFEGLGCVRSGPGVDYPDLQIIISPIAVDDRTWAPLQEHAFQIHVGLMRAHSRGTIELRSADPSDPPRILVNYLKDARDRDLMRKGIRLVRELVEQPAFSDLKGDEIFPGADIHSDEELDQVLTSHATTQWHLSCTARMGAATDKGAVVDARGRVHGVSGLRVVDASIMPFVTNGNTNAPTIMLAEKLSDDILGRAPLQRIDADLWQNTELAPCQ from the coding sequence ATGGAATTCGATTACATCATTATAGGGGCAGGATCGGCTGGCTGTGTTTTGGCCAACCACCTCAGCAGTGATGTGCGCAATCGGGTTTTGTTGATTGAGGCCGGTCCTGATACGGGGGCACTCTCGCTCAAAATGCCGGCGGCCGTCTTGTCAAACCTGACCAGCACAAGGCATAATTGGGCATTTCAAGGCGAGCCTGAGCCCGGGTTGGATGGCCGCGTAATTCAGCATGACCGCGGCAAAACAATCGGTGGATCGTCATCGATCAACGGCATGGTGTTCATCCGCGGGCACGCGTTGGATTATGACGGGTGGCAGCAGGCCGGATGCCCCGGTTGGGGATATGCAGATGTGCTGCCATATTTCAAACGTATGGAAACCTATGGCGGCGGCCGGGATGAGTTCCGCGGCGTTGGTGGTCCGCTTCACGTGCACCGCGCGGAGCCTAAGGATCCAATCACGCTGGCCTTTATCAAAGCGGGCCAAGAGGCTGGATACCCCCTAACAAACGATGTGAGCGGCTATTGTCAGGAGGGTTTCGGAGTCTCGGATCGCACAGTTTTTAAGGGCGAGCGCTGGAGCACCGCGAGGGCGTATCTTGACCCGGTCCGTAAGCGATCCAACCTGACCATACTGACGCGGGCACTGGTGCAAAAAATTACCTTTGAGGGTAACAAAGCCGTGGCGGTGACGTATAAAAACAGCGCTGGCATCTTGCGCAGCGCCCATGTTCGAAAAGAGATTATTCTGAGCGCGGGCGCGGTTGGCTCGCCGCAGATTCTCATGCTCTCAGGTGTCGGTCCGGCTGGGCATCTTCGAGATATGGGGCTGGACGTTCTGTGTGATCTTCCAGGTGTTGGTCAAAACCTGAATGACCATCCTGATTTCGTGCTGAAATATAAATGCAAGCGGCCTGTTTCGTTTTGGCCCAAGACAAAGCCGCTGGCCAAACTAGGGGCAGGGATTCAATGGATGATGACAGGTGGCGGTATCGTCGCCTCGAATCTGTTTGAAGGTCTGGGCTGTGTCCGCTCTGGCCCGGGCGTGGATTATCCGGATTTGCAGATCATCATTTCGCCGATTGCGGTGGATGATAGAACATGGGCGCCGCTGCAAGAGCATGCATTTCAAATTCATGTTGGATTGATGCGTGCGCATAGCCGCGGCACAATTGAGCTGCGTTCTGCTGATCCTAGCGATCCGCCGCGCATCTTGGTGAACTATCTCAAAGACGCGCGCGACCGCGATCTTATGCGCAAAGGCATCCGCTTGGTCCGAGAACTTGTTGAGCAACCTGCCTTTTCCGATCTCAAAGGGGACGAAATTTTTCCTGGCGCTGACATCCATTCAGACGAGGAACTCGATCAGGTCCTGACATCTCATGCCACAACACAATGGCATCTGTCCTGCACCGCCCGGATGGGGGCGGCGACGGATAAGGGGGCCGTAGTGGATGCGCGCGGACGGGTGCATGGTGTGTCTGGGCTGCGCGTGGTCGATGCCTCTATCATGCCGTTTGTGACCAACGGGAATACAAATGCTCCCACCATCATGCTGGCCGAAAAACTCAGCGATGATATTTTGGGTCGCGCGCCCTTGCAGCGGATTGATGCGGATCTGTGGCAAAATACAGAGCTTGCGCCATGCCAATAA
- a CDS encoding mandelate racemase/muconate lactonizing enzyme family protein yields MNTARRRYLQLNSALECLKTATGLNFGQIALARWETWITAPETEGVEWGHVKSCLFVRLTTKDGLYGWGEAFVLPYREKAVAEIIHALGRSASKLKSISPWAFRDLAKHAAACHQSLEFSAASSALEMALWDILGKLLNAPLCDLLGGNYNRAIPIYGNIWSTTQWDVASLETRATDLVAQGYRAIKIHSMLNHTAQDAANCVNQVRAAIGGDIAILVDLDSQNNADAAIQIAQAIEPAHPYWFEEPIDGSDIRALAQIRKDQTLRVVTGEKNCGLAHFRAVLAAGAADILNPDIAAVGGILDLLDIAELADQQGVQISPHCWNSMTVAAAAMLHVCASIPNAEMAEIYPEYIRHGEKFALTAFLLEGEYAHLSNKPGIGVDLNVSALHDLCEHHQSTCLGLAEATC; encoded by the coding sequence ATGAACACTGCGCGGAGGCGTTATTTGCAATTAAACTCGGCTTTAGAATGTCTAAAAACCGCAACCGGCCTGAATTTTGGCCAGATCGCGTTGGCGCGTTGGGAAACTTGGATTACCGCTCCCGAGACGGAAGGCGTTGAATGGGGGCACGTAAAATCCTGCTTGTTCGTTCGCCTCACCACCAAAGACGGACTATATGGCTGGGGTGAAGCTTTTGTGCTGCCCTATCGTGAAAAAGCGGTTGCAGAAATCATTCATGCGCTGGGTCGCTCGGCAAGCAAATTAAAATCTATTTCACCTTGGGCATTTCGTGATCTGGCAAAGCACGCCGCCGCGTGTCATCAGAGCTTAGAGTTTAGCGCCGCGAGTAGCGCGTTGGAAATGGCCTTATGGGATATCTTAGGCAAACTTTTGAACGCACCGCTCTGCGACTTATTGGGGGGCAATTACAACCGCGCCATTCCAATCTATGGAAATATCTGGAGCACCACGCAATGGGATGTCGCTTCGCTTGAAACGCGCGCAACCGATCTTGTCGCTCAGGGGTATAGGGCAATCAAAATCCACTCCATGTTAAACCACACGGCGCAAGACGCCGCAAACTGCGTAAACCAGGTGCGCGCTGCAATAGGCGGTGACATTGCGATTCTGGTTGATTTGGATTCCCAAAACAATGCCGACGCCGCAATACAAATTGCACAGGCAATCGAACCCGCGCACCCCTATTGGTTTGAAGAACCCATCGACGGCAGCGACATCCGGGCCCTTGCTCAGATCCGCAAAGACCAGACACTACGCGTTGTGACGGGTGAAAAAAACTGCGGTCTGGCACATTTCCGCGCCGTACTGGCTGCAGGTGCTGCCGATATTTTAAACCCTGACATAGCCGCAGTAGGAGGGATTCTGGACCTGCTTGATATTGCGGAACTGGCCGACCAGCAAGGCGTTCAGATCTCGCCACATTGCTGGAATTCGATGACCGTTGCCGCTGCGGCGATGCTCCATGTTTGCGCGTCGATCCCCAACGCTGAAATGGCCGAAATATATCCCGAATATATCCGACATGGTGAAAAATTTGCGCTTACAGCGTTCCTTCTAGAGGGAGAGTATGCCCATCTCTCAAATAAGCCGGGGATTGGTGTTGACCTTAATGTATCGGCTCTGCACGATCTTTGTGAGCATCATCAATCCACTTGCCTGGGTCTTGCGGAGGCAACCTGTTGA
- a CDS encoding EamA family transporter, with protein sequence MNASLEVKAKLACLYAGAVWGLFWIPLRALEEAGIHGLWITVVYFLIPTICLIPVTLKRWKHVKKGGLSLQLTAMLSGGALLLYSTSIVYTDVVRAMLLFYLTPIWATILARIFLNDAITPSRIVAMAMAILGMLTIFGLGARFPIPQNIGDWLGIASGVLWAIAMVRLRMSESHSAIELTAGFFQWSLIFSASAAFLLAPAYIPRVEQALPALPLLLIFMALLVLPGTYASLWGPKYLSPGIVGLLFMTEIVVGAISVALLAGEPFGLRELTGVLLIAGASMLEPLLALRRPLRNLHPND encoded by the coding sequence TTGAACGCATCTCTTGAAGTCAAAGCGAAACTTGCCTGCCTTTATGCAGGCGCTGTGTGGGGGTTATTCTGGATTCCCCTTAGGGCTCTCGAAGAGGCAGGCATTCACGGTCTTTGGATCACCGTTGTCTATTTTCTGATACCGACAATCTGCCTAATTCCCGTTACCCTAAAGCGATGGAAGCATGTCAAAAAGGGCGGGCTTTCATTGCAACTAACCGCAATGTTATCGGGCGGAGCATTGCTGCTTTACTCAACGTCAATCGTATACACGGATGTGGTGCGGGCCATGCTGCTGTTTTATCTCACGCCGATATGGGCGACGATATTGGCGCGGATCTTTCTAAACGATGCGATCACCCCAAGCCGCATAGTTGCTATGGCGATGGCCATTCTGGGCATGTTGACCATTTTTGGTCTGGGCGCGCGGTTTCCCATCCCGCAAAATATAGGGGATTGGCTTGGTATTGCCTCGGGGGTTCTTTGGGCGATAGCGATGGTGCGCCTGCGCATGTCTGAAAGCCATTCAGCCATCGAGTTGACGGCCGGATTTTTTCAGTGGTCGCTGATCTTTTCGGCAAGCGCTGCATTTTTACTGGCCCCTGCTTATATACCAAGAGTCGAGCAGGCTTTACCGGCGCTGCCATTGCTACTGATTTTCATGGCTCTTCTGGTTTTGCCCGGCACCTATGCCTCGCTTTGGGGGCCAAAATATCTAAGCCCAGGTATCGTTGGCCTATTGTTCATGACCGAAATCGTCGTTGGGGCAATTTCGGTGGCGCTTTTAGCTGGCGAACCCTTTGGTCTCCGTGAACTTACGGGCGTTTTGCTTATCGCCGGGGCGAGCATGCTGGAACCACTCTTGGCGCTCCGTCGCCCACTTAGAAATCTCCATCCAAATGATTAA
- the betI gene encoding transcriptional regulator BetI has protein sequence MRTSSIRAIRRVELSRAAFEAVIRYGLRKTTLEKVGDIAGVSKGVVLHHFKDKSALLEAVFRSSNTLLSGSVVELYRYAVTPYERLWAIIVANFFETIFNRQVCQAWVSLISEVPHNKECQRVQIANNERIRTNLMHELKHFLPEQEAEHVARHLGVHIDGIWVRAGLLPHPVETNMAISEMQFAIEKLLPFDEISAAKHKEARKKIEAIADIALGSKAFKEKFLQV, from the coding sequence ATGCGAACCAGTTCCATCCGAGCCATTAGACGCGTCGAACTGTCTCGTGCGGCCTTTGAGGCGGTAATTCGATACGGTTTGCGAAAAACCACATTGGAAAAAGTTGGCGATATTGCCGGCGTTTCAAAAGGTGTGGTGCTGCACCATTTTAAAGATAAAAGTGCTTTGCTTGAGGCCGTGTTTCGAAGTTCGAACACGTTGCTCAGCGGATCCGTTGTCGAATTATACCGCTATGCAGTTACCCCCTATGAACGGCTCTGGGCGATTATCGTCGCCAATTTTTTTGAAACGATTTTTAATCGTCAAGTGTGCCAAGCTTGGGTCTCTCTGATTTCTGAAGTGCCCCATAATAAAGAATGCCAGCGCGTTCAGATTGCTAATAATGAACGCATCAGAACCAACCTGATGCACGAGTTGAAGCATTTTTTACCTGAACAGGAGGCTGAGCATGTGGCGCGCCACTTGGGGGTTCATATTGATGGCATTTGGGTGCGCGCCGGCCTGTTGCCGCACCCGGTCGAGACCAATATGGCCATATCGGAAATGCAATTTGCCATCGAAAAACTGTTGCCTTTTGATGAAATAAGCGCCGCCAAGCATAAAGAGGCTCGCAAAAAGATCGAGGCAATTGCAGATATTGCGCTGGGTTCCAAGGCTTTTAAAGAAAAATTCCTGCAAGTTTAG